In the genome of Solibacillus silvestris, one region contains:
- a CDS encoding phosphatidic acid phosphatase, which translates to MLTSTGGMPSSHSAAVTSVATAVGIETGFDSPTFAVAAMLAGIVMYDASHVRFQAGQHAAVLNELRHDLRLFFDEIKRWPEMNEQEKIEDLKTLLGHKKSEVFVGGFAGIVFAALWYTIQIL; encoded by the coding sequence TTGCTGACATCTACTGGCGGAATGCCGAGTTCCCATTCTGCAGCTGTGACTAGTGTTGCTACGGCAGTTGGTATTGAGACCGGATTCGATTCACCGACTTTTGCTGTTGCAGCGATGCTGGCAGGAATTGTCATGTACGATGCGAGTCATGTACGCTTTCAGGCTGGACAACATGCTGCAGTTTTAAACGAACTGCGCCACGATCTTCGGTTGTTTTTTGATGAAATTAAGCGCTGGCCGGAAATGAATGAGCAAGAAAAAATAGAGGATTTAAAAACATTATTAGGTCATAAAAAAAGTGAAGTATTCGTCGGAGGATTTGCAGGGATTGTTTTTGCTGCTTTATGGTACACCATTCAAATATTATAA
- a CDS encoding NUDIX hydrolase — translation MKKDRGKVWLGVAAIVENSAGEWLLVKKTYGGLKGAWSLPAGFVQPAETVTNAVTREVLEETGIVCEVKGLVGFRSGVILNDISDNMAIFYCKPVDNDQPFTLQEREIGEACWMAPNEIIHHELSSVMLREMANQHAAQHIHPIIEGVNPGDVFGYSEYHLFFKK, via the coding sequence ATGAAAAAGGATCGTGGAAAAGTATGGCTTGGAGTGGCTGCAATTGTTGAAAATTCAGCAGGAGAGTGGCTGCTCGTCAAAAAAACATATGGGGGACTAAAAGGGGCATGGTCCTTACCGGCAGGATTTGTCCAGCCAGCCGAAACCGTTACGAATGCTGTCACGCGTGAAGTGTTGGAGGAGACGGGGATTGTTTGTGAAGTAAAGGGACTAGTGGGCTTCCGTTCCGGTGTAATTTTGAATGATATTAGTGACAATATGGCGATTTTTTATTGTAAGCCAGTCGATAATGATCAGCCATTTACTTTGCAGGAAAGAGAAATCGGTGAAGCATGCTGGATGGCACCAAATGAGATTATCCATCATGAACTGTCATCGGTCATGCTCAGAGAAATGGCTAACCAGCATGCAGCACAACATATTCACCCGATTATTGAAGGTGTGAACCCGGGGGATGTATTTGGCTATAGCGAATATCATCTGTTTTTCAAAAAATAA
- a CDS encoding NADH dehydrogenase, protein MKRPTILVLGAGYGGLTTIVNLQKLINTHEAEIILVNKNDYHYETTWLHEVGAGTISPDKARYPISKVINDNVTFVIANVENIDVNKKKVETSAGEFTYDYLVIGLGFEGETFGIPGLKEHALSLTNINTARQVREHIEYQFASWILDEVKDDSKLTIVVGGAGFTGIEFLGELGNRIPELCREFDIPQEKVRLLCVEAAPTVLPGFDPELVDYAQEQLRKKGVEFSIGTPIVEATAEGVKIKKDEGNTEFIKAGTVVWAAGVRGNALIESSGIESNRARIAVHEDMRAPGFDDVFIVGDCAFLLNEETGRPYPPTAQIAMQQGVIIAKNIKHIMNDEPTEGFVYDDKGAVCSLGQEDAIGTAFGRKFTGKPASALKKVVDDRALYLVGGVGLTLKKGKFKFI, encoded by the coding sequence ATGAAGAGACCGACTATTTTAGTATTAGGCGCGGGGTACGGGGGATTAACTACAATTGTAAATCTTCAAAAGTTAATCAATACACACGAAGCAGAAATTATTTTAGTGAACAAAAACGATTATCATTATGAAACAACTTGGCTGCATGAAGTAGGGGCAGGTACGATTTCACCGGATAAAGCACGTTATCCGATTTCAAAAGTGATTAATGACAATGTAACGTTTGTCATCGCAAATGTAGAAAACATTGATGTCAACAAAAAGAAAGTAGAGACATCTGCCGGTGAGTTTACGTATGATTATTTAGTGATCGGCTTAGGATTCGAAGGGGAAACATTCGGAATTCCCGGCCTGAAGGAACATGCATTATCATTGACGAATATTAATACCGCTCGCCAAGTCCGTGAGCATATCGAATATCAGTTTGCTTCTTGGATTTTGGATGAAGTAAAAGACGACAGTAAGCTTACGATTGTCGTAGGCGGTGCCGGTTTTACAGGAATTGAATTTTTAGGGGAGCTCGGTAACCGGATTCCTGAACTATGCAGAGAATTTGATATCCCACAGGAAAAAGTACGCCTTCTTTGCGTAGAGGCAGCACCGACTGTATTACCAGGATTTGATCCGGAGTTAGTCGATTATGCACAGGAACAGTTACGTAAAAAAGGTGTGGAATTTTCAATCGGTACACCTATTGTGGAAGCAACTGCAGAAGGTGTGAAAATTAAAAAGGATGAAGGAAACACGGAATTCATTAAAGCCGGTACAGTTGTATGGGCTGCGGGAGTACGTGGAAATGCTTTAATCGAGTCTTCCGGTATTGAATCAAACCGTGCACGTATTGCAGTTCATGAAGATATGCGCGCACCGGGCTTTGACGATGTCTTTATCGTAGGAGACTGTGCATTTTTACTGAATGAGGAAACTGGCAGACCTTATCCGCCAACAGCTCAAATTGCGATGCAGCAAGGTGTTATTATTGCGAAAAATATTAAACATATAATGAATGATGAACCGACAGAAGGATTTGTTTACGATGATAAGGGGGCTGTTTGTTCATTAGGTCAGGAAGATGCAATCGGAACAGCATTCGGTCGTAAATTTACAGGTAAACCTGCATCCGCGTTAAAGAAAGTCGTAGACGACCGCGCATTATATTTAGTCGGCGGTGTCGGCTTAACATTGAAAAAAGGGAAATTCAAATTTATATAA
- a CDS encoding diguanylate phosphodiesterase — protein MSVLELLDKLDQIEILYEPIYSADGHRIVAYEAIGQVESENEKEMINIEQFTYEKDVPADIRAEIEQIFVRRSLQNVAHLIDDVGLYIPCNPELLLLDFGESYFSMLKETVAESNLPNITLVMTEHLFEGELNQLQHLIRYIKTYGVKIALADVGSQTQLENILLLEPAILKINVGQLNYNLWGSQNHAFSTIRTLAVKMGTQLLVENIETVYQLQHGWKNGTRYFKGPYLQLPHKELQVRDSLKERFRKECEQFIATEKKLLLHKYEEMKRLERTICSTVDQINPSTSQIDKLMQLAKALEKCAFRIYICDSNGFQTSPNIRWKDEQWEKQEEIIGKNWSWRPYFLLNIIKMTKDNKGELSSVYSDIETGELTRTYSMAISNEEFLFIDIKYDYLYEYNIVN, from the coding sequence ATGAGTGTTTTAGAATTACTGGATAAGCTAGATCAAATCGAAATTTTATATGAGCCAATCTATAGTGCAGATGGACATCGCATCGTGGCTTATGAAGCGATAGGCCAAGTGGAAAGTGAAAATGAAAAAGAAATGATTAATATCGAGCAGTTTACATATGAAAAGGACGTACCAGCAGATATTAGAGCAGAAATTGAGCAAATCTTTGTCCGCAGATCATTACAAAATGTTGCTCATTTAATTGATGATGTCGGTTTATATATCCCATGCAATCCCGAACTGCTTTTGCTGGATTTTGGAGAAAGTTATTTTTCGATGCTGAAAGAAACAGTTGCTGAATCGAATCTTCCGAATATTACGTTAGTCATGACGGAACATCTTTTTGAGGGGGAGTTGAACCAGCTTCAGCATTTAATTCGATATATCAAAACATACGGAGTTAAAATTGCATTGGCAGATGTCGGCTCGCAAACTCAGCTTGAAAATATATTACTACTCGAACCTGCTATTCTTAAAATCAATGTTGGTCAGTTGAACTACAATTTGTGGGGTTCGCAAAACCATGCGTTTTCAACTATCCGAACACTCGCTGTAAAGATGGGTACGCAATTATTAGTCGAAAATATTGAAACGGTGTACCAGTTACAGCATGGATGGAAAAACGGGACTCGTTATTTCAAAGGTCCTTATTTGCAACTGCCGCATAAGGAGCTGCAAGTGCGCGATTCTTTAAAAGAACGTTTCCGCAAAGAGTGTGAGCAGTTTATAGCAACGGAAAAAAAGCTGCTTCTGCATAAATATGAGGAAATGAAGCGTCTTGAACGGACAATTTGTTCAACAGTCGATCAGATCAATCCATCCACTTCACAAATTGATAAACTAATGCAGCTGGCAAAGGCTTTGGAAAAATGCGCGTTTCGTATTTATATTTGCGACAGCAATGGTTTCCAAACATCTCCGAATATCCGTTGGAAAGACGAACAATGGGAAAAGCAAGAAGAAATTATCGGAAAAAATTGGAGCTGGCGTCCTTATTTCCTGTTGAACATTATTAAAATGACAAAAGACAATAAAGGCGAGCTGTCCTCTGTATACAGTGATATTGAAACAGGCGAGTTGACACGAACATATTCAATGGCCATTTCGAATGAAGAATTTTTGTTCATTGACATTAAATACGATTATTTATATGAATATAATATTGTAAATTGA